A window of Callospermophilus lateralis isolate mCalLat2 chromosome 13, mCalLat2.hap1, whole genome shotgun sequence contains these coding sequences:
- the Kiaa0040 gene encoding uncharacterized protein KIAA0040 homolog, translated as MERVITFFNSIWDIIVTKHQEGIFNTVCLAILLGLPLVVVLTLIFICCHCCWSRPGRSRPQPAQNKRKKKKKDEEDLWISVQPKLLQMEKRPSLPI; from the coding sequence ATGGAGAGAGTCATCACCTTCTTCAACTCCATCTGGGACATCATCGTGACCAAGCACCAGGAGGGCATCTTCAACACCGTCTGCCTGGCCATCCTCCTGGGGCTGCCACTCGTCGTGGTTCTCACGCTCATCTTCatctgctgccactgctgctggagCCGGCCAGGCAGGAGCAGACCACAGCCGGCGCAAaacaagaggaagaagaagaagaaggatgaaGAAGACCTCTGGATCTCTGTCCAGCCCAAGCTTCTCCAGATGGAGAAGAGGCCATCGCTGCCTATCTAG